A stretch of DNA from Kitasatospora kifunensis:
CACGGGGGGCTTCTCCGCGTCCAGGAGGGCGAGGATGGCGTCGCCCGCGCGGTCGGGGTCGCCGATGCCCTGGCCCGCGAGGGCCTGGCGGCGGGTGCGGATCGGGTCGAACAGTGCGTCGTAGTCGGCGATGCTGCGTGGTGCGCGGACCAGTGACCTGCCTGCCCAGTCGGTCTTGAACGCGCCGGGAGCTACCGCGGTGACCCGCACGCCGAACTGGGTGACCTCTTGGGCGAGGGTGTCGGTGATGCCTTCCAGGGCGTGCTTGCTGCCTTCGTAGAACGCCAGTCCAGGGAAGGTGGTGTGCCCACCCATCGAGGTGATGACGAAGATGTGGCCGCCGCGCCGTTCCCGCATGCCGGGCAGGACGGCCTTCACGGTCGCCACCGTGCCGAAGACGTTGACCTCGAACTGGCGACGCAGATCGGCCATCGACGACTCTTCGAAGGTGCCTTCGAGCCCGTAGCCGGCGTTGGCCACGAGCACCTCGATCGGCCCCAGTTCGGCTTCGACGGCCCGCACCGTGGGGTCGATCCGGTCCGCGTCGGACAGGTCGAGGATGAAGGCCCGGGCGCGGTCGGGGTCCAGTGCTTGAAAGGCAGCCGCGTGCTGCTCGGTGCGCACAGTGCCCGCGACCCGGTGCCCGGCCGCCAGGGCTCGTCGGGCGATGGCCAGTCCGAGGCCGGTGCTCACGCCGGTGATCAGGAATGTCTTGCTCACTACGGGTGTCCCTTCGTGAATGAGTGTCAGGCCGCGGGGCGTGCGTGGGCACGGCGGCATCGACCCCTCGGGTATGGCGGGGCCGTGTCTGGGTGGTGTTGGTGCCTGACCGCCCGGTTCGGGCGCAGGTCAGGACTCGGTGGTCAGGACTCGGCGGCGGTGTCCCGGGTGGTCGCGGTGGCGGGTTCGCTGCCCCAACTGGCCAGCAGTCGCAGGCGCTCCTGGGACGGCGAGCCGGACGGCGCGCAGTAGACGACGAGCGATTGGCCCGGGTCGGCGACCGAGGTGAAGATCTCGTACTGCAGTTCCAGGTCACCGACGACAGGGTGGTGGAGGCGTTTGAGGCCGGTGCTGCGTTCCTGGACGCGGTGTTCCGACCACCACGCCGGGAACTCGGGTGAGCGCATCATCAGTTCACCGATCAGGGTGGCGATGCGCTGGTTTCGCGGCTGGGCGGCGGCGGCCAGCCGCAACCCGTGCACGTAGTCGCGAGCGACGCGTTCCCAGTCGCGCCACACCAGGCGAGCACGCGGATCCAGCAGCGTCCAGCGCGCCATGCTGCGTTCCCCGCGCGGCATGGCGGCCACATCGGGAAACAGCAACGCCCACATCGTGTTCCCGCCGACGACAGTGAGGTTCCGGTCGCTGACAAAGGCAGGAGCCAGATCCGTCGACTCCAGCACCTGCCGCAGCGCCGGTCGTAGCTGTGACGAGTGCTCAGCCCGGTCCTTGTGCCCGGCTGTGGCGCCCGCGAGGGCGAACAGATGCCGCCGCTCGATGTCATCGAACCGCAGCGCCTCGCAGAGGGCATGCAGTACCTGTTCGGACGGCTGCCGGGCGCGGCCTTGTTCCAGACGGGTGTAGTACTCGGTGCTCACCCCGGCCAGCTGCGCGACCTCACCGCGCCGCAGACCGGCGACCCGGCGACCGACGCCGAACTCGACCGGCAGACCGATCTCATCCGGCGTCAGTCCAGCACGGTGGGCCCGCAGGAAGTCGCCCAAGTCGTTATTGCCCATGCCCTGAGTCTGCTTCTTCACCCAGCTGATCACCAAGGGCGTAGCTGGCCCTGCCAGTACTACTCACCAGGTCGTGCGAGGGCGCGAGAATTGAGGGTGCGTCAGGGGATGCGCAGGAGTAGGCGAAGCGCGGTGGCGTAGGCGACCGGCACGGCCAGAGCTCGCGTGAGGCGGGCGGCCGCCCGGCCGCCCGGCCGCAACAAGGCCACGCCGCAAGCGTGGTGAGAACCATCCCCGCACGCGCGGGGCCGATAAGATCATCGGTGTCGGCCTGGACGACCCCAAGGGTCCATCCCCGCGCGCAGGGCCGATGCTTTCTGAGCAGCGACGATACCTGCCGTCTGGCTGCGTTTCCGTCACTTCGCCGACAGAGCCCCCTACTGAGGCCGCGACACCCACCCAGGCGATACCCCGATGCGGGTCGCGCGCGTCAGACGATGTGGACCCGCTCCAGAGCACCGTCGTTGTCGCGCAGGAGGAGCTCCTTACCTTCGTCCATCTCGGCGGCCAGGAACGCGTAGACCTGGACCGCGCGATTGATGGCGTCGGTCTTGGAGAGGCCGGTGACGCTCATGAGCCGGCTGAGCTCTTGGACCGCGGCGGGGATCAACGTGACCGTGAAGCGCTCGCTCTGGGGGGACCGGACGGGCTGAAGATCGGGCTGTCGTGCCATGGGGGTCACCTACCTCTCTGGGCTCCCGCCCGCTGAACTCGAGCCCCTGACTCAGGGCACCTGTAGTGCACGGAATACACAAAACACACGGACTCCGTTCCAGTACACCATGAGCGTAGTCATCCGCGCGCCAATCAGCAACTCTTTTGGTGCGAATCAGGTGTGATCTAGGTGAACGAGCGATACAGTGGAAGCGGCTCGACGGACCTCACGAGGCTGCGAGCCGCTTCCACCACAACCAGAAGGAGTGACGGACGTGACCCACCACAGCGATCGGGCACTACCAGCAGTCCTTCAGTCAGGAGTCGCCCCTTAACCGGGACATGACCGATCGAAGGGCTGCCTGGGATCCGCCGCTGCGACGCAGCTGCGGGCGTGTCCGCCGGGTTATGAGGAGTCCAGAGGGGGCTCCCACCGGTGCGCAGAAAGGCAACCCCCACGTGACGGAGAACAACGCGTCGGCGCAGCTTGCCGGCGATGAGTGTGAGCTGCCTTCGCCTCGGGCGGAGGTTCGCGTCCGGAAGACCCCGGTCGTCCCGGGACCGCAGGAGGAGCCCACGAGTGGTGCCTCGGTGGACATCTCGGTGACCAGGCAGGGGTTGACGGGCGGGATGAACGTCCCGGCGGAGAACGCCGACCAGATGATCAGGTCGTCGGTCCTGGTCGCCGGACCGTTCGCCTGCGCCGCCGGACCGATCGTTCTGCTGCGGACGGGCGGCGGCCTCGGGATGCCGTGGGTGTTCGAGTTCGTCCTGGCGTTGGTCCTGGCGGTCACGCCGATCGCTCACCTGGTCTTCGGTAACCGGCGCGGCGAGGGCTGAGCTCGCCGCGCGTCCCTGTTCCCCAGGAACGGCGCCACCTGGTCGTCGTGGGCTTCGACTCAGCGAAGCCCACGACGCCGACCCGCATGCGGGCCCCCTCGCACCCGACATCCCCCTCGTGCCCTAGGCGGGCCGGGTGAGCACGAGGCCGCAGGAGTAGGCGCGGGCCGGGCCCAGTCCCTGGGTGAGGACGCCGAGGAAGGCCTCCGGGTCGGTGACGGTGAGGGTGCCCTTGATCTCGGCCCGGGTGATCTTGAGGCCTTGGTGGGCGTCGGTGGTCACCGGCGGAAGCATGCGGATGGCGGTGGTGGCCGGGTCGGTGTCGGCGCCGAGCTTGCGGGTTCCGTTCGTGACGGCGGCCGGTTCGCCCTCCGGCTGGAGCCGGTCCTTGAACCAGGCGCGGACCTGGTCGGGGCGGTTGTGCGGAAGCTTCTTGATGACGACTTCGTTCTTCTGCTTCAGGTCACGGCGACTGCTCATGGGCGAGACGACGGTACGGAAGCCGTAGGTGTCGCCGCGGCGGATCGGCTGGTCGATCTGCTGGACGTCGATGGGCGTGCGCAGTGCCGTGTCCGGGATGCCGCTCCAGTCGGGCTTGACCCGCGACTGGACGACGACGAGCAGGATGTCGGCCTTCAGGTCGAGCGTCCAGGTGGACAGGACGCCCAGTTGGGCGCGGGCGTCGCGTTCGCCGTCGGGGACCCAGCCGCGGAAGCCGGACATGACCAGGCGGTGCATCTGCTGGGCGTCGATGAGTGCGCGTGAGCCGACCGGGTGCCGGGCGTCGAGCTGGAGGATGCTGTGGCAGGTGATGAGGCGTGTGGTCGTCACGGGATGATGTCCCATCCGATGCTGGGGGTCGGGTCGAGCCGGGTGCGCAGCTCCCAGCGGGGTCGATGGGAGCGCTGGTCGGGGTCGAAGCTGGCGGGCTCGTCGTCGATCCGGGTGGCCCGCGGGGTGCCGCGCGGGGCCTCGAACCAGGCCCACGGGCGGGTCTCGGTGTGGTTCGGCAGCAGCGCGGTCTGCGCGAGGACGCTCTCCAGGGTCCCGGGGTGGACACCGCCGACGATGGTGCCGCTGGGCGGGCAGGACTTGCGGCCGAGCCAGAGCAGGCGCCGCGGGTGTTCGAGTGCGTGGGCCAGCCGGTCGAGGAACTCCCGGTCGGGGTGTTCGACGGCGGCCACGAACGCGGCGTCGGCGAGGTACCAGCGGTTGGTGATCATCGGGTCGCGGGCGAGGTTGCCGGCGACGAGGGCGCCGGTGTCGGGGTCCGGAGCGATGTTCTTGGGCGAGCCGTACCACTGGGTGAGGGCCTGTCCGCTGTGGCGGCCGAAGGCGGGACCGGTGGCAGCTTCGAGGACGGCGGCGGCCTTGTCCGCGCGGCGCGGGTCGATGATCAGGTCGCGCGGGCGCAGCGGGTAGGTGCCGCCGCCGACGATGTGGAAGTCGCGGACGGGCTTGCCGGGCCGGTCGGCCCGGACGCCGAACCGCAGTTCGGTGAGGGGGCCGACGGAGTCGAGGGGGTGGGCCCGGTCGTGGCCGAGGGCTGCGGCGAGCAGGCCGACGTACCCGGACTTGGTGGGGCGGGTGAGCGTGTCGCGGCGGTCGAAACGGCCCAGGGCCCCCCAGGACTGCAGGGGGCCCGCGAGCCGTGTGACGAGCACGGAGGTGGTCACCGGCCGATCAGCTCCTCGATCGTGTCGACTGCGGTGCCGGGCAGGGTTCCGTTGTCGGTGCGGTCATCGAGGATGGCCTGGACGTCCAGGTCGTAGGTGAGGATGCGGGCGGGGGTGATGTCGCGTCGCTTGCGCAGGACGAGGGCGTGCTGCGCGAGCAGGCGGGTGGTGGCCTGGAGCGAGGCCGGCCCCTCGGCCTCCTCGTCGATGGCCTTCTCGAAGACGCCGGCGTAGTTGAAGGGGCGCTGCCCGTCGAAGGCCAGGACCACCTTGGGCAGGGACCCGGTGGAGGCGGTGGAGTTCTGCTTGGCGCGGGGCATGGCGTTGACGAAGGCGTCGACGAACTCCCTTTCGGCAGCCGCGGCGGCGGTCGCGATGCGCTCCGACGTCATGCCGGCGGCGGCGAGGTTGCTGCGCAGCTTGTGACGGTCCAGGACGGCGTGCCGGTAGAAGGTCCCGGAAATCAGGGGCTGGTAGCCGGTCATGCCGGCGCCGGAGTCGTCGGCGGCGTCGAGGAGGTCCATGGCGCTCGTGCGCGCCTTGCGGTTGAGCTTGGCGTCGTCGGCGGCGGAGTAGAAGTCGTCGATGTGCTCGGCGGCGTGCACGGTGAAGGCGTGGGCGGTCTGGATGGCACCGTCCACGTTGGGAGATTCGGCGATCTCCGCGAGGAAGCGGCCGTAGAGGGCGATGTCGATGGCGTCGCCCGGAGCCAGTGCGGCAAGGACGGCCGCACGGGTCTGCCTGGGCAGGGGCGGCAGCTTCTCCTCCGCGGCGGAGGTCTCGCCCGTCTCCGAAGGGTCATCGGCGGCGGGCTGGGGGTCGGTGGCCTTCTTCCCCTTGCCCCTGCCGCCGGTCTTGGCCTTGGCGGCGGCAGCCGCCTCCTTGGCCTTGGTGTAGTCGGCGACCCAGGCAGCGACCGGGGCGCGGTGTTCGGCGAGGTGCTTGGCGATCTCCCGGCCTGCGGTTTCGGGGGCGAAGAGGAGGACCTTGGTGAGGTCCTTGGTGGTGGGCTTGTCGCCGAACTTCAGTCCGACGCCCTCCAGAACGCTCTTGGCGGTGGTCAGCGGCTCCTGGCCCTTCCACCCGTGCTCCTTGACCAACGCCTCGGCGGTGGTCTTGGCCCACTCACGGGTCCGGACGCCCATGGTGTGCCCGGCCAGCGGACCTTGACCGGCGTTGGCACGGGTGCGGGTGTGGGTGCGCTCGGCGCGGCGGCGGGACTGCGAGGTGATCATCGTGCGGATCTCGCCACCGACGGGGATCGCCTTCGGCTGGCCGTTCTCATCGCGGACGGGCAGGACCGCGACCAGCGTCTCGAGCAGGTGCAGGGACAGGTACTGGTCGCCCGTCAGCAGGTCGTCGCCGATGGCCGTGGTCACGTGGTGCCTCCGTTGGTGAAGTTGGGGGTGTAGTTGGGGGTGTAGAACGAGCGGGCCCACGCGTACGGGACGGGCCGCCCCCGGCTGGCCGAGCGGGTGCGGGCGTCACCGCGGGCGTTCCAGCGGGCGAGGTCCTGGGTGAGCTGGTCCCAAGAGGGCGGCTGCGTCTCGCAGGCACGGGCACGTTCGACGGCGTGCTGGAGGTGGCGCCAGGGGACGGTGCGCGAGGCGACGAGCCGGTCGAGCAGGCGGGTGGCACCGGGATCGGCCGGGCCCCGGGTGGCACCGGAGCCGATGAGCCGCAGGGCGGCGCCCATGTTGCCGTAGCCGGGCGTGGCGGTGCGGGCACCCGCGTGGTAGCGGGCGAACAGGAAGGCGACCTGGGCGAAGACCATGTGCTGGTCCTCCTCGGGGGCGAAGTTCTCGGCCTTGAACCGGGCGTCGGTCAGGGCGGTTGGACGACGCAGGTCGGCGAGGGCGCCCAACTGCCGGGAGACGACCAGTCCACAGAGCCAGCCGGTGAGTCTGACGCCGGGCGGCTTGGGCTCGGGCGCAGGCGCCGGGGAGCCGGCTTCGGCGGTGGTCTCCTGACGATCAGTCATCGGATGCGTCCTTGAGGTGGGGTGGTGCCTTCGGGCTGTCGAGCAGTTTCTGGAGGCGCTCCTGAGCGCGGACACGGGCCTGGAGCCCCTGGCTCGACGGCGGGAGGCTGTCGAGCCGCTCGTTGAGTGCGGTGACGGCCAGGCGGCGGATCCCGCCGCCGAACTCGGTCAACGCCTGCGCGGCGGGCTCGTTGTCGGCGACGGCCTCGAGGAGGGTGTGGAAGGCGGGCGCGGCCGCGGCCCACATCTCGGGTTCGGCGTTGAACCTGGCCAGTTGGGCCGGCTTGTCGGCGGGTTTGGGGTTGGGATAGGCGATGTCCCGCGCGACGCAGGCGGCCGCGTAGAGCGCCTTGGCGGTGTACTCGCAGACGGCCGAGCCGTCCGCGGCCGCGAAGCGCAGCTCCACCTCACGACCGGGCACGTACGGGAACTGGTCGGAGACCCAGCTGGTGACCTTCGTCTTGTTGGCGACGATGCCCACCGCCCACAGGTCGATGCGGCGCCGGCCCCTGAGCATGGCGAGCCGTCCGTACAGGCTGGCGCCCGCGGTCCGCTCGGCGACGGCGGCGTAGAGGGCGTGGGACTCACGCCACAGCTCCCGGGTGGCGGACGGCCGGAACAGGGTCCGCTTTCCGGCCTTCTCGTAGGCGATCGCGTCCGGCAGGTAGGCCGAGGGGAGGTCGCCGAGGGTCTCGCCAGGGCCCAGGAGGACCCGGTCCACGGCGATGCCGCCGTCGGGCTGGGCAGCGGGGCGCATCAGCACGGATCGTCCGAGGACGGTGTGCAGGTCGGCCGGCCCCGCTGGGACGCGCGCTTCCCTGGTCCCGCTCGCACGGAAGGTCCGGCGCTCCCCGGTGGTCCAGGTGAGGTTGAGCGGGCCCGGATCGGTGTCCTGCCAGGGCGCCAGGTTCAGCCGCAGGGTGTCGCCGAGGGTGCGGCCCAGAGCCAGGACGCGCACCCGGGTGCCGAGGCGGCAGACCGCGTTGTTGGTGA
This window harbors:
- a CDS encoding oxidoreductase, whose protein sequence is MSKTFLITGVSTGLGLAIARRALAAGHRVAGTVRTEQHAAAFQALDPDRARAFILDLSDADRIDPTVRAVEAELGPIEVLVANAGYGLEGTFEESSMADLRRQFEVNVFGTVATVKAVLPGMRERRGGHIFVITSMGGHTTFPGLAFYEGSKHALEGITDTLAQEVTQFGVRVTAVAPGAFKTDWAGRSLVRAPRSIADYDALFDPIRTRRQALAGQGIGDPDRAGDAILALLDAEKPPVHILLGSDALRLVTAGRQRVQDDFDAWEELSRSTDSTEGGVTVA
- a CDS encoding type I-E CRISPR-associated protein Cas7/Cse4/CasC — its product is MTTAIGDDLLTGDQYLSLHLLETLVAVLPVRDENGQPKAIPVGGEIRTMITSQSRRRAERTHTRTRANAGQGPLAGHTMGVRTREWAKTTAEALVKEHGWKGQEPLTTAKSVLEGVGLKFGDKPTTKDLTKVLLFAPETAGREIAKHLAEHRAPVAAWVADYTKAKEAAAAAKAKTGGRGKGKKATDPQPAADDPSETGETSAAEEKLPPLPRQTRAAVLAALAPGDAIDIALYGRFLAEIAESPNVDGAIQTAHAFTVHAAEHIDDFYSAADDAKLNRKARTSAMDLLDAADDSGAGMTGYQPLISGTFYRHAVLDRHKLRSNLAAAGMTSERIATAAAAAEREFVDAFVNAMPRAKQNSTASTGSLPKVVLAFDGQRPFNYAGVFEKAIDEEAEGPASLQATTRLLAQHALVLRKRRDITPARILTYDLDVQAILDDRTDNGTLPGTAVDTIEELIGR
- a CDS encoding type I-E CRISPR-associated protein Cse1/CasA, coding for MATAAGTTAGTTGPRSDDRLNLVDLFRYADDVTAIHGDTPGETVAIIEWLLGLLYAAGEHRLATDDQWLAQVTADRPLAPVADWLEGHDGCWDLFDPEQPLGQNADLRPHLDAFGVGPAQLFIERAGDYNQHFDHHHLHHPAPVPADAAFRAMLTQHVYGLGGRAMIKAKDMGLPAAFTNNAVCRLGTRVRVLALGRTLGDTLRLNLAPWQDTDPGPLNLTWTTGERRTFRASGTREARVPAGPADLHTVLGRSVLMRPAAQPDGGIAVDRVLLGPGETLGDLPSAYLPDAIAYEKAGKRTLFRPSATRELWRESHALYAAVAERTAGASLYGRLAMLRGRRRIDLWAVGIVANKTKVTSWVSDQFPYVPGREVELRFAAADGSAVCEYTAKALYAAACVARDIAYPNPKPADKPAQLARFNAEPEMWAAAAPAFHTLLEAVADNEPAAQALTEFGGGIRRLAVTALNERLDSLPPSSQGLQARVRAQERLQKLLDSPKAPPHLKDASDD
- the casB gene encoding type I-E CRISPR-associated protein Cse2/CasB codes for the protein MTDRQETTAEAGSPAPAPEPKPPGVRLTGWLCGLVVSRQLGALADLRRPTALTDARFKAENFAPEEDQHMVFAQVAFLFARYHAGARTATPGYGNMGAALRLIGSGATRGPADPGATRLLDRLVASRTVPWRHLQHAVERARACETQPPSWDQLTQDLARWNARGDARTRSASRGRPVPYAWARSFYTPNYTPNFTNGGTT
- a CDS encoding type I-E CRISPR-associated protein Cas6/Cse3/CasE → MTTTRLITCHSILQLDARHPVGSRALIDAQQMHRLVMSGFRGWVPDGERDARAQLGVLSTWTLDLKADILLVVVQSRVKPDWSGIPDTALRTPIDVQQIDQPIRRGDTYGFRTVVSPMSSRRDLKQKNEVVIKKLPHNRPDQVRAWFKDRLQPEGEPAAVTNGTRKLGADTDPATTAIRMLPPVTTDAHQGLKITRAEIKGTLTVTDPEAFLGVLTQGLGPARAYSCGLVLTRPA
- the cas5e gene encoding type I-E CRISPR-associated protein Cas5/CasD, whose protein sequence is MTTSVLVTRLAGPLQSWGALGRFDRRDTLTRPTKSGYVGLLAAALGHDRAHPLDSVGPLTELRFGVRADRPGKPVRDFHIVGGGTYPLRPRDLIIDPRRADKAAAVLEAATGPAFGRHSGQALTQWYGSPKNIAPDPDTGALVAGNLARDPMITNRWYLADAAFVAAVEHPDREFLDRLAHALEHPRRLLWLGRKSCPPSGTIVGGVHPGTLESVLAQTALLPNHTETRPWAWFEAPRGTPRATRIDDEPASFDPDQRSHRPRWELRTRLDPTPSIGWDIIP
- a CDS encoding helix-turn-helix transcriptional regulator translates to MKKQTQGMGNNDLGDFLRAHRAGLTPDEIGLPVEFGVGRRVAGLRRGEVAQLAGVSTEYYTRLEQGRARQPSEQVLHALCEALRFDDIERRHLFALAGATAGHKDRAEHSSQLRPALRQVLESTDLAPAFVSDRNLTVVGGNTMWALLFPDVAAMPRGERSMARWTLLDPRARLVWRDWERVARDYVHGLRLAAAAQPRNQRIATLIGELMMRSPEFPAWWSEHRVQERSTGLKRLHHPVVGDLELQYEIFTSVADPGQSLVVYCAPSGSPSQERLRLLASWGSEPATATTRDTAAES